From Candidatus Polarisedimenticolia bacterium, the proteins below share one genomic window:
- a CDS encoding cold shock domain-containing protein → MPTGKIKRLMKDRGFGFIRGNDGQEIFFHRSSLEGLPFESLAEGQEVDFEIEQSPKGPRAGKVRPTRG, encoded by the coding sequence ATGCCCACCGGGAAGATCAAGCGGCTGATGAAGGACAGAGGGTTCGGGTTCATCCGGGGCAATGACGGTCAGGAGATCTTCTTCCACCGCAGCTCCCTGGAGGGCCTTCCCTTCGAGTCATTGGCCGAAGGGCAGGAAGTGGATTTCGAAATCGAGCAGTCGCCCAAGGGACCCAGAGCGGGCAAGGTCCGCCCGACCCGGGGATGA
- a CDS encoding UXX-star (seleno)protein family 1, whose translation MTSKVEIFGKAGUPYTTAAREAYAEKGSSVEYFDVKSNPALLKRMLEITSGQRRVPVIVEDGKVIIGHGGT comes from the coding sequence ATGACATCCAAGGTCGAGATCTTCGGAAAGGCGGGGTGACCCTACACGACGGCGGCCCGTGAGGCCTACGCCGAGAAGGGATCCTCGGTGGAATACTTCGATGTGAAGAGCAATCCGGCCCTTCTCAAGCGCATGCTCGAGATCACCTCCGGACAGCGCCGGGTGCCGGTGATTGTCGAGGACGGCAAGGTCATCATCGGTCACGGAGGAACGTGA
- a CDS encoding Wss1p-related putative metallopeptidase, giving the protein MKRRSAARTGPSDAALIEQLRLHARFLAGHFRLSYQEIAPESPRVKRRYGVCTAEGRIAVRLRHAKTGLPLKYSSLVNTLCHELAHLRHFNHGPRFRRFYLEILEYARTEGIYRPGPDRPARWIQLELFTAEAPLSPSSSAYRTAGSVAARR; this is encoded by the coding sequence TTGAAGCGGCGGTCGGCCGCCCGCACCGGACCCTCCGATGCCGCGTTGATCGAGCAGCTGCGCTTGCATGCCCGTTTCCTAGCAGGGCACTTTCGGCTCTCGTATCAGGAAATCGCCCCGGAATCGCCGCGCGTGAAGCGCCGCTACGGCGTGTGCACCGCGGAAGGCCGGATTGCAGTACGATTGCGGCACGCCAAAACCGGTCTCCCCCTGAAATACTCCAGCCTCGTGAACACTCTGTGCCACGAGCTGGCGCATTTGCGCCATTTCAATCACGGCCCGCGCTTCCGCCGCTTCTATCTCGAGATCCTGGAGTACGCGCGCACCGAAGGGATCTATCGGCCCGGCCCTGACCGGCCGGCAAGGTGGATCCAGCTCGAGCTGTTTACTGCCGAAGCTCCATTGAGTCCTTCCTCGTCCGCCTATCGAACTGCCGGGAGCGTGGCAGCCAGGCGCTGA